A genome region from Tolypothrix sp. PCC 7712 includes the following:
- a CDS encoding non-ribosomal peptide synthetase — protein sequence MFQEIQGFQLSPQQKYLWQLQQSDSRLYQVKAAVSITGNLNIELLRKAVEKVVSRHEILRTCYKFLPEMTIPVQVITDSGANWQQNYDLSNYTNEEQAAKIQELFQQFGQQNFNLETGEVLHISLVTLSATKYILFIRLPGLSADRETLKILVREISDTYADKYDHHAEIMQYADLAMWQNELLSAADTEAGREYWTQQDFSALQALQLPIEKENVAELVFQPQTHSFTLDSRLVSQIETQHQSSIANFFLACWNILLWRITGQDNLVLGMSTNGRKYLELESSLGLLSKYVPLKCELRENITLSSLLNQLNQAVTENYNYQEYFSPDTLTELAANNQVIFPVSFDYDEIIEKHNFDDVVFSISQIDVCIDTYKLKLACIRRENLIELEFTYNSNYFLTADIQRLAEQLKTLIENAISHPEAAISRLQILGNSEINLLSELNNTKLAYPVDRCIHHLFEEQVAKTPDQIAIAFAEQQLTYRELNNRANQIAHRLQQLGVGAEVLVGLCVERSLDFVLGILGILKAGGAYVPLDPTYPQERLAYMLQNSQPKVLLTKEFLIKDLPNHSAQVVCLDKDSDLITQQPIENLHQTAVAANLAYVIYTSGSTGTPKGVRVTHANLCHYVQAMQTALGIVAADKYLHTASIAFSSSVRQLMVPLTKGATIVIATSEQRKDPLTLFAEIKQQQVTVIDIVPSYWRNCNHLLSSLKPEVRTNLLDNKLRLIVSASEPLLSDICTQWRFGLQHNASLINMFGQTETCGIVAVNPIAHNDQIKIVPLGRPIANTQIYILDKYLQPVPMGVAGELYIGGLGIGQGYLHRPDLTAERFIPNPFSEEGGTRLYKTGDLGRYLPDGKVEFIGRSDYQVKIRGFRIELAEIEAVLCQHPSVREAVVVAREDSREKKLVAYLVSNEQSLQDGNFSNCRSFLQERLPDYMMPANFVMLEKLPLTPNGKINRQALPAPEQLRLQTHSQKAPRTPIEEVIAGIWAQILNVGQVNIDDNFFELGGHSLLATQIVSQLREAFSVDLPLRSLFEYPTVAALAESIEIALKTGEKLQLPPIEKAPRDGVLPLSFAQTRLWFLEQLEPGNSTYNLCRTLKLQGALNVTALEESLNEIIRRHEILRTTFTSVDGQAVQVINADLSLKIQILNLQNLSPQAQELEVQRLVKQAAQQSFDLSTPPLFKTLLLQLAAQEYLLIFTIHHIIADGWSAGVIISELAALYESFCTGKSSPLGELSIQYGDFAVWQHQWLQGEIFQQQMDYWKQQLSGTLPVLELPTDRPRSAIQTFAGKKQFFTIPHHLTSALKTLSQQEGVTLFMTLLAAFQTLLYRYTGQEDILIGSPIANRNRAEIEELIGFFVNTIVLRTNLLGKLSFRELLKQVREVTLGAYAHQDLPFEQLVEELQPERNLSHTPLFQVMFALQNAPMGKLKLPDLNIQIDEVDIERSQFDLTLFLTETNQGLTGAFEYNSDLFDADTIIRMQGHFQTLLQGVVANPEQYLSNLPILTEPELHHLLIEQNHTQTNYPSVCIHQLFEAQVEKTPDAVAVVFENQQLTYRELNQRANQLAHYLQKLGVEPEVLVGICVERSLEMIVGLLGILKAGGAYVPLDPAYPQKRLGYMLANSQLSVLLTQKLLLENLPPHHAQVVCLDVDLERISQQNTSNLTHKIAPENLAYVIYTSGSTGKPKGVQISHSAVVNFLMAMRQTPEITQQDILLSVTTLSFDIAALEIYLPLIVGAQLVLVSREETSDGIQLAKRLTSSGATVMQATPATWRMLMAAGWSGNQQLKILCGGEALDATLAQQLQQRGKELWNLYGPTETTIWSAVYQVENTIAVGHPIANTQFYILDAYNQPVPIGVAGELHIGGAGLARGYLHQPELTAQKFISNPFNPDSASRLYKTGDLVRYRSDRTIEFLGRIDNQVKLRGFRIELGEIESLLNQHPFVQASVVIVREDEPGDKSLVAYVVLKPEQTLTLANLRGFLAEKVPNYMLPSAFVTLEKLPLTPNGKIDRRALPAPDTTRNLARIFLAPRNFIEEVIAETWQQVLGIKQVSINDNFFELGGHSLLATQVISRLRKILAIDLSLRYLFASPTIAELAKTIQQTIKAQLGLNIPPIQPVCRNTNLPLSFAQARLWLQEQLYPGSFTYNISAGVRLTGFLNVAALAKSLNEIVRRHEVLRSYVSLVNEQALQAIAPNFNVNLPIIDLSDLPTVELSTEVQRLAIEESQRTFDLTQAPLLRCTLLHLNENEYIALLTIHHIVSDGWSMGVLIQELTTLYTAFCTGKTSPLPELPIQYADFAVWQRQWLQGEVLQTQLDFWQQELNNLPILELPTDFPSPPQRTFRGAKQTLILPKSLSKGLKQLSTNAGVTLFMTLLTGFQTLLHYYTNQDDIVVGTDVANRNQAETEALIGFFVNQLVLRTDMTGNPSVRELLERVRDRTLSAYTHQDLPFDKLVEVLNPERDFSRSPLFQVKCILQNAPMPPLELPGLTLSVLDIDKKVAEFDLLLILTDTEQGIIAELKYSTDLFKAATVSQMLQNLAIILSQMVSQPDIKLDELKVILVEADQQQRLLQEQEYQKNLQQNLISIKRRSK from the coding sequence ATGTTTCAAGAAATTCAGGGTTTTCAACTTTCGCCACAACAAAAATATTTATGGCAATTGCAACAATCTGATAGTCGCTTATATCAGGTGAAAGCTGCTGTTTCGATTACCGGAAACCTGAATATTGAATTACTCAGAAAAGCTGTAGAGAAAGTTGTCAGCCGTCATGAAATTCTGCGTACCTGTTATAAGTTTCTGCCAGAAATGACAATTCCTGTACAAGTAATTACTGATTCTGGTGCTAATTGGCAGCAAAACTATGATTTAAGTAATTATACAAATGAGGAGCAAGCAGCAAAAATACAAGAGTTGTTTCAGCAATTTGGTCAACAAAATTTTAATCTAGAGACTGGAGAAGTTTTACATATATCTTTGGTAACTTTATCTGCTACTAAATATATTTTATTTATCAGGTTACCTGGATTATCTGCAGATAGAGAAACACTGAAAATTTTAGTCAGAGAAATCAGCGATACCTATGCTGATAAATATGATCATCATGCAGAAATCATGCAATATGCTGACTTAGCAATGTGGCAGAATGAATTATTATCAGCAGCAGATACAGAAGCAGGTAGAGAATATTGGACTCAGCAAGATTTTTCGGCTTTGCAAGCATTACAGTTACCTATAGAAAAAGAGAATGTTGCAGAATTAGTATTTCAGCCTCAAACACATAGTTTCACCCTAGATTCTCGTCTGGTATCTCAAATAGAAACACAGCATCAATCTTCAATAGCTAATTTCTTTTTAGCTTGTTGGAATATTTTACTGTGGCGTATCACAGGACAAGATAATCTGGTTTTGGGTATGTCTACAAATGGACGGAAATATCTAGAACTAGAATCGAGTCTAGGGTTATTATCTAAATATGTGCCTTTAAAGTGCGAATTAAGAGAAAATATAACTTTATCCTCTCTATTAAATCAGCTTAATCAAGCTGTTACTGAAAATTATAATTATCAAGAGTATTTCAGTCCCGATACATTAACAGAATTAGCTGCAAATAACCAGGTTATTTTCCCTGTTTCTTTTGATTATGATGAAATTATAGAAAAGCATAATTTTGACGATGTAGTATTTTCAATTTCACAAATAGATGTATGTATTGATACCTATAAACTTAAACTAGCTTGTATTCGTCGAGAAAATTTAATTGAGCTAGAATTTACATATAATAGTAATTATTTTTTAACAGCAGATATTCAACGTTTAGCAGAACAGTTAAAAACATTAATCGAGAATGCAATTTCTCACCCTGAAGCAGCTATAAGTCGATTACAGATATTAGGCAACAGCGAAATTAATCTACTGTCTGAGCTTAACAATACCAAACTAGCTTACCCTGTTGATCGCTGCATTCATCATTTATTTGAAGAGCAAGTAGCGAAAACTCCCGATCAAATTGCGATCGCCTTTGCTGAACAACAGCTAACATACAGAGAATTAAACAACCGTGCTAACCAAATTGCTCATCGTTTGCAACAATTGGGAGTGGGTGCAGAGGTATTAGTCGGGTTGTGCGTCGAACGTTCCCTAGATTTTGTCCTTGGGATTCTTGGTATTCTCAAGGCTGGTGGTGCTTACGTACCATTAGACCCCACATATCCCCAAGAACGCTTGGCGTATATGTTGCAGAACTCGCAACCAAAGGTATTGTTGACAAAAGAGTTTTTAATTAAAGACTTACCAAACCATTCAGCCCAAGTAGTTTGTCTAGATAAAGATAGCGATTTAATTACCCAACAACCAATAGAAAATTTACATCAAACAGCTGTTGCGGCTAACTTAGCTTATGTAATTTACACCTCTGGCTCAACAGGAACACCCAAAGGAGTCAGAGTTACCCATGCTAATTTGTGCCACTATGTGCAAGCAATGCAAACAGCATTGGGTATCGTAGCAGCAGATAAATATTTACATACAGCATCCATTGCGTTCTCATCCTCTGTTAGACAGTTGATGGTTCCTCTAACTAAAGGTGCAACTATAGTAATTGCAACTTCCGAACAGCGAAAAGACCCCTTGACACTGTTTGCAGAAATTAAACAACAACAGGTGACAGTAATTGATATCGTTCCTTCTTACTGGCGAAACTGCAATCATTTACTGAGTAGTTTAAAACCAGAAGTAAGAACAAATCTTTTAGATAATAAATTACGCTTAATTGTCTCTGCCAGCGAACCTCTACTATCAGATATTTGCACACAATGGCGGTTTGGCTTGCAGCACAATGCAAGTCTGATCAATATGTTTGGTCAGACAGAGACTTGTGGTATTGTGGCAGTTAATCCGATCGCTCACAATGACCAAATAAAAATTGTCCCTCTCGGTCGTCCCATTGCCAACACCCAAATCTATATTTTGGATAAATATCTGCAACCTGTCCCAATGGGAGTGGCTGGAGAATTATATATTGGTGGCTTAGGTATTGGTCAAGGTTATCTCCATCGTCCAGACTTGACAGCAGAAAGATTTATCCCTAACCCCTTTAGTGAAGAAGGAGGAACGCGGCTTTACAAAACCGGGGACTTAGGACGTTATTTACCAGATGGTAAAGTTGAGTTTATCGGCCGTAGCGATTACCAAGTCAAAATTCGCGGTTTCCGTATTGAACTAGCAGAAATTGAAGCCGTGCTTTGTCAACATCCATCTGTGCGGGAAGCTGTAGTAGTAGCGAGGGAAGACTCCAGAGAGAAAAAATTAGTCGCTTATCTAGTATCTAACGAGCAGAGCCTTCAGGATGGCAACTTCAGTAACTGTCGCAGTTTCTTACAAGAGAGATTGCCTGATTATATGATGCCTGCTAACTTTGTGATGTTAGAGAAGCTACCACTAACACCCAACGGTAAAATCAACCGTCAAGCATTACCTGCACCAGAACAGCTAAGACTGCAAACGCACTCACAGAAAGCCCCTCGTACTCCTATAGAAGAGGTGATAGCAGGAATTTGGGCGCAAATTCTGAATGTGGGACAAGTCAATATTGATGACAACTTCTTTGAATTAGGTGGACACTCGCTGTTAGCCACGCAAATTGTCTCCCAATTGCGAGAGGCTTTTTCAGTAGATTTACCCCTGCGGAGTTTGTTTGAATATCCAACAGTCGCTGCACTAGCAGAATCTATAGAAATAGCCCTGAAAACTGGAGAAAAACTGCAACTACCACCTATTGAAAAAGCCCCACGAGATGGTGTATTACCGCTTTCTTTTGCCCAAACAAGATTATGGTTTCTAGAACAATTAGAACCAGGTAACAGCACTTATAATCTTTGTCGTACCTTAAAACTGCAAGGTGCGCTGAATGTCACAGCCCTAGAGGAAAGTCTTAACGAAATTATCCGTCGCCATGAAATTCTGCGAACCACTTTTACCAGTGTAGATGGGCAAGCAGTTCAGGTGATTAATGCGGATTTAAGTTTAAAAATACAAATATTAAATCTCCAAAATTTATCTCCACAGGCGCAGGAATTAGAAGTTCAACGGCTAGTTAAACAAGCAGCACAACAAAGCTTTGATTTGAGTACACCGCCACTGTTTAAAACCTTGCTTTTGCAATTGGCTGCACAAGAGTATCTGTTGATATTTACAATTCATCATATTATTGCCGATGGCTGGTCAGCAGGTGTAATTATCAGCGAACTCGCAGCACTTTACGAGTCATTTTGTACGGGTAAATCTTCACCTCTTGGCGAATTGTCTATCCAGTATGGAGATTTTGCTGTTTGGCAACACCAATGGTTGCAAGGCGAAATTTTTCAGCAACAGATGGACTATTGGAAACAACAATTGAGCGGTACTTTACCAGTATTAGAACTACCAACAGATAGACCAAGGTCTGCTATACAAACCTTTGCTGGTAAAAAGCAATTTTTTACTATTCCTCATCACTTAACCTCAGCCCTAAAAACTTTAAGTCAGCAGGAAGGAGTCACACTATTTATGACTCTGCTGGCTGCATTTCAGACATTGCTTTATCGTTACACGGGACAGGAAGATATTCTCATCGGTTCACCAATTGCCAACCGTAACCGTGCTGAGATAGAAGAGCTAATTGGCTTTTTTGTCAATACTATTGTGTTACGTACTAACTTGTTAGGTAAACTCAGTTTTCGGGAGTTGCTCAAACAAGTTAGAGAAGTTACTTTAGGTGCTTACGCTCATCAAGATTTGCCCTTTGAGCAGTTAGTAGAAGAATTGCAGCCAGAGCGCAATTTGAGCCATACACCACTGTTTCAGGTAATGTTTGCCCTGCAAAATGCCCCAATGGGAAAACTAAAGCTGCCAGATTTAAATATTCAAATAGACGAAGTAGATATAGAAAGATCCCAATTTGATTTAACTCTGTTCCTCACAGAAACTAATCAAGGTTTAACGGGGGCGTTTGAATATAACAGCGACTTATTTGACGCTGACACCATCATCAGAATGCAGGGACATTTTCAAACATTATTACAGGGGGTTGTAGCCAATCCTGAGCAGTATTTATCAAACTTACCAATCTTAACCGAGCCAGAACTACACCATTTATTAATAGAGCAAAATCACACCCAGACTAATTATCCATCTGTCTGTATTCATCAGCTATTTGAAGCCCAAGTTGAGAAAACACCTGATGCTGTTGCTGTGGTATTTGAAAATCAGCAATTAACTTATCGGGAACTAAATCAGCGAGCTAATCAACTAGCCCATTATTTGCAAAAACTGGGAGTAGAACCAGAAGTATTAGTGGGAATTTGTGTAGAACGTTCCTTAGAAATGATTGTAGGGCTGTTAGGTATTCTCAAAGCTGGCGGTGCTTACGTTCCGCTAGATCCAGCCTATCCTCAAAAGCGGTTAGGTTATATGTTGGCAAATTCCCAACTATCAGTTTTACTCACTCAAAAGCTGTTACTTGAAAATTTACCTCCCCATCATGCTCAAGTAGTTTGTTTAGATGTTGATCTGGAGAGAATTTCACAACAAAATACTAGTAATCTAACTCACAAAATCGCTCCGGAAAACTTAGCTTATGTAATTTACACTTCCGGTTCAACTGGTAAACCCAAAGGTGTACAAATTTCTCATAGTGCTGTTGTCAACTTCTTAATGGCAATGCGCCAAACACCAGAAATCACTCAACAAGATATATTACTCTCAGTCACCACATTATCTTTTGATATTGCTGCTTTAGAAATATATCTGCCCTTAATTGTAGGCGCGCAATTAGTTCTTGTTAGTCGTGAAGAAACCTCTGATGGGATTCAATTAGCAAAGCGGTTAACTTCTAGCGGTGCTACAGTCATGCAAGCTACTCCAGCAACTTGGCGGATGTTAATGGCTGCTGGTTGGAGTGGTAATCAACAATTGAAAATTCTGTGTGGTGGTGAAGCCCTTGATGCTACCCTCGCGCAACAATTACAACAACGGGGTAAAGAATTATGGAACTTATATGGCCCTACAGAAACTACTATTTGGTCAGCAGTATATCAAGTAGAAAATACCATCGCTGTGGGTCATCCTATCGCTAACACTCAATTTTATATCCTGGACGCATACAATCAACCAGTACCTATTGGTGTGGCGGGTGAGTTACATATTGGTGGTGCTGGTTTAGCCCGTGGTTATTTACATCAGCCAGAACTGACAGCGCAAAAATTTATATCTAATCCTTTCAATCCTGATTCTGCTTCTCGGTTATATAAAACTGGGGACTTGGTGCGCTATCGAAGCGATCGCACAATTGAATTTTTGGGGAGAATTGACAATCAAGTTAAATTGCGTGGCTTCCGGATTGAATTAGGGGAAATTGAATCACTTTTAAATCAACACCCATTTGTGCAAGCCAGTGTGGTGATAGTTCGAGAAGATGAACCAGGCGATAAAAGCTTGGTTGCTTATGTAGTTCTCAAACCAGAACAGACATTGACTCTTGCTAATCTTCGCGGCTTCTTAGCAGAAAAAGTACCTAATTATATGCTTCCTTCTGCTTTTGTAACTTTGGAGAAGTTGCCCCTCACACCTAATGGAAAAATAGACCGTCGGGCTTTACCTGCACCTGATACAACCAGAAATCTAGCAAGAATTTTTCTAGCACCACGTAATTTTATTGAGGAAGTTATTGCAGAAACTTGGCAGCAAGTTCTTGGTATTAAACAAGTAAGTATTAATGATAATTTCTTTGAATTAGGTGGACATTCGTTATTAGCAACTCAAGTAATTTCTCGCTTACGCAAGATTTTGGCAATAGATTTGTCGCTACGTTATTTATTTGCCTCCCCAACAATAGCTGAACTAGCCAAAACTATCCAACAAACAATAAAAGCCCAACTCGGATTGAATATTCCTCCTATCCAACCTGTATGTCGAAATACTAATTTACCACTATCATTTGCTCAAGCAAGACTATGGTTGCAAGAACAACTTTATCCGGGCAGTTTTACATACAATATATCAGCAGGTGTGCGCCTGACAGGATTTTTGAATGTAGCTGCATTAGCAAAAAGCTTAAATGAAATCGTGCGTCGTCATGAAGTATTGCGTAGTTATGTTTCTTTAGTAAATGAGCAAGCATTGCAAGCGATCGCACCGAATTTTAATGTAAACTTGCCCATCATAGACTTGTCTGATTTACCAACAGTAGAACTTTCTACTGAAGTGCAAAGATTGGCTATTGAAGAATCACAACGCACCTTTGACTTAACTCAAGCACCATTACTGCGATGTACTCTGCTGCACTTAAACGAGAATGAATATATTGCATTGTTGACAATTCATCATATTGTCTCTGATGGTTGGTCAATGGGTGTGTTAATTCAAGAGTTAACAACCCTCTATACAGCTTTTTGTACAGGAAAGACATCTCCACTACCAGAATTACCCATCCAGTATGCAGACTTTGCTGTGTGGCAACGTCAATGGTTGCAGGGAGAGGTATTACAAACCCAACTCGACTTTTGGCAGCAGGAATTAAATAATTTACCTATTTTAGAATTACCTACGGACTTTCCCAGTCCTCCGCAGCGAACTTTCCGAGGCGCAAAACAAACTCTGATATTACCTAAGAGTTTATCAAAAGGTCTGAAACAACTGAGTACCAATGCTGGGGTAACGTTGTTTATGACTTTGTTAACTGGGTTCCAAACTCTACTGCATTACTACACAAATCAGGATGATATTGTGGTGGGTACTGATGTTGCTAACCGCAATCAAGCAGAAACGGAAGCATTAATTGGATTTTTTGTCAATCAATTAGTGCTACGTACTGATATGACAGGAAATCCCAGTGTTCGGGAGTTGTTAGAGAGAGTACGCGATCGCACTTTATCAGCCTACACACACCAAGATTTACCCTTCGACAAATTAGTAGAAGTCCTCAACCCAGAACGCGATTTCAGCCGTTCACCTTTATTTCAGGTGAAATGTATTCTCCAAAATGCACCCATGCCACCCCTAGAATTACCAGGGTTAACACTCAGTGTATTAGATATTGATAAAAAAGTTGCAGAGTTTGACTTACTTTTAATTCTGACAGATACCGAGCAAGGAATAATTGCCGAGTTGAAATATAGTACAGATTTATTCAAGGCTGCGACTGTATCCCAAATGTTGCAAAATTTGGCAATAATTTTGAGTCAGATGGTGTCACAACCTGATATCAAACTGGATGAATTAAAAGTAATTCTTGTGGAAGCAGATCAGCAACAGCGTCTTTTACAGGAACAAGAATATCAAAAGAATCTGCAACAGAATTTAATAAGCATTAAACGTAGGTCTAAGTAA
- a CDS encoding class I SAM-dependent DNA methyltransferase, giving the protein MTTKNRYAEYDKLASIYDEQGTERHDIVVGQLEKLVLQYLPKEAHILDVCCGTGQIAQRLLQKGYRVTGIDGSEEMLHYARKNAPNAEFILEDARYFQFLPTFGAVISTDVGLNLITTIEELQSVFQNVYQALLKNGIFVFDLYVEELCIEDWQTSKNRGEAKDNHAWISQFDYNTETKIGCDRTTRFELIDGQWQRFNMTFKWKLYSVTDIKSALDQAGFTDIVFSDIKNDFGVESSGHVGCFIARKV; this is encoded by the coding sequence ATGACTACCAAAAATCGCTATGCAGAATATGATAAATTAGCTTCTATATATGACGAACAAGGTACAGAACGGCATGATATTGTAGTAGGGCAATTAGAAAAATTAGTCTTGCAATATCTCCCCAAAGAAGCACATATTTTAGATGTTTGTTGTGGTACAGGACAAATAGCCCAAAGACTGCTACAAAAAGGCTATCGAGTCACAGGTATTGATGGCTCTGAAGAAATGCTGCACTATGCCAGAAAAAATGCGCCTAATGCAGAATTCATCCTAGAAGATGCCAGATATTTTCAATTTTTACCTACTTTTGGTGCAGTCATTTCTACAGATGTTGGTCTTAATCTAATAACTACCATTGAAGAATTACAAAGTGTTTTTCAAAATGTGTATCAGGCATTGCTAAAAAATGGTATATTCGTATTTGATTTGTATGTAGAAGAACTGTGTATAGAAGATTGGCAGACTTCTAAAAATCGAGGGGAAGCTAAAGATAACCATGCCTGGATTAGTCAGTTTGACTACAATACAGAGACAAAAATAGGTTGCGATCGCACTACAAGATTTGAATTAATCGATGGTCAATGGCAACGCTTCAACATGACTTTTAAATGGAAGCTTTATTCTGTAACAGATATTAAGTCGGCTTTAGATCAGGCAGGTTTTACAGATATTGTTTTCTCCGATATTAAAAATGATTTTGGCGTAGAATCATCAGGTCATGTTGGCTGTTTTATTGCTCGTAAAGTTTGA
- a CDS encoding TauD/TfdA family dioxygenase: MEELQKNQANQLALKNLVFKRKSLKISAKDLIATEYLEPEKNFPLVIKSSVRQVDLAAWASSNRDFIDTELLKHGAILFRGFNIDNVERFEQVIKAICLEALEYRYRASPRTQVSDRIYTSTDYPADQSIFPHNEHAYSPTFPLKIFFFCLTPAQQGGETPIGSCREIFERIDPKIRERFIEKKVMYMRNFGDGFGLPWQTVFQTTEKAKVEAYCRIHDIKVEWKEGERLRTYQVGPAVVKHPRTGELVWFNHATFFHVSTLEKNTREALLAGFKESDLPTNTYYGDGSPIEPSVLETLREVYQQAMVTFPWQKGDILMLDNMLAVHGRNPFVAPRQVLVGMAEPQNIKEL; the protein is encoded by the coding sequence ATGGAAGAATTACAGAAAAATCAGGCTAATCAATTAGCTCTCAAAAATCTAGTATTTAAGCGAAAATCGCTCAAAATATCTGCAAAAGATTTAATTGCAACAGAATATTTAGAACCTGAAAAAAACTTTCCTTTGGTGATCAAATCTTCTGTAAGACAGGTAGATTTAGCAGCCTGGGCATCTAGTAATAGAGATTTTATAGACACAGAATTGTTGAAACATGGAGCTATTCTTTTCCGAGGTTTCAACATAGATAATGTAGAAAGATTCGAGCAGGTAATCAAAGCAATTTGCTTAGAAGCTTTGGAATATCGCTATCGAGCCTCACCCCGTACTCAAGTGAGCGATAGAATTTATACTTCAACCGATTACCCTGCCGATCAGAGTATCTTTCCTCATAATGAACATGCTTATTCTCCTACCTTTCCTTTGAAGATATTCTTCTTTTGTCTAACACCAGCACAGCAGGGAGGAGAAACACCAATTGGTAGTTGTCGTGAGATTTTTGAACGCATAGATCCCAAAATCCGAGAACGTTTCATCGAAAAAAAAGTCATGTATATGCGGAATTTTGGTGATGGTTTTGGCTTACCTTGGCAAACTGTATTTCAGACAACTGAAAAAGCCAAAGTAGAAGCATATTGTCGCATTCATGATATAAAAGTTGAATGGAAAGAAGGCGAGCGCTTAAGAACATATCAAGTAGGCCCGGCTGTTGTTAAACATCCTCGCACAGGTGAACTTGTCTGGTTCAATCATGCAACTTTTTTTCACGTTTCTACATTAGAAAAAAATACCCGCGAAGCATTATTAGCAGGTTTCAAAGAATCAGACTTACCAACGAACACCTATTACGGTGATGGTTCTCCAATTGAGCCTTCAGTGTTAGAAACTCTGCGCGAAGTTTATCAGCAAGCAATGGTAACATTCCCTTGGCAAAAAGGGGACATTTTAATGCTAGACAATATGTTAGCAGTGCATGGACGCAACCCATTTGTCGCGCCACGTCAAGTTTTAGTCGGGATGGCAGAACCGCAAAATATTAAAGAACTTTAG